Below is a genomic region from Deltaproteobacteria bacterium.
CGGATGGAGCCGTGGTTGCGGTGGATGACCTGGCGGATGAGCTCGCGGTCGAGTGAGCCGACGACTTGTGGTCCGTCGTTCGTGATCACCGGATCCGCGTGCACTTTGCAATCTGCTCCCGTGCAGAGCTTCACCGCACGATCGCCGTAACCCGGGCCGTGTCCTGGAACGGCGCCGATGCCAAAGGTCGTCCCGCCCGGATCGCCGCCGCCCGGACCGCCGCGCAGGCCCATGCCGCCGAACGGCCCGCCCGAGCCAGCGACCTTGCCGAGCCCTTGCGCGGCCTGCGCCAGCGCATTTCCGACACCGCTCGGAGAGAGCAGCGCGCTGAGGCCCGAGCCGCCGAGGAGCTGCTTGATGTCCGGGCCGCCGCTCTTGCTCGGCTTGTGTTGCGGCGCGCGAGCGGGCGTCGCGCTGTGGTGCTCCGCGACGGCTTCGTGCGTGGCGGCCACCGCTGTGCGATGCACCGGAGGAGGCGTCGTCGGAATCAGCTTCACGATGCGCGGCGCGGCGCGGGTGAGCGCATCCGCGCTGTCGTCGTCGGCGCTCGACTGCGGCGCGGCGATCACCGCGAACACCAGCGCCACCGCGCAGAGCAGGAGCGTGTTCCACCAGCCGCTCTCGAAGGCCTCGTCCCATCGCGCGATCGCACGAGGCGGGGCAGGGCGCAGCGCGAGCTCGGCGTCCAGGGCGCCAAAGTGCAACCGCGCGGGCGTGCCCTCGACGAGCTCCAGGTCGCCACCGGGCGTGTGCACCGCCACGCTGCCGTCGACGTGCTCGGCCCGAACCGCGGGCAGCCCCGGTGGACCGAGCCGCGCGCGGGCGTGGAGCTGGTCGAGCGGCACGCGCTCTGCCCAGAGGAGCTGATCACCCCAGCGCCAGCGCACTTCGAGCCCAACGGAACGCGCGTCCATGCGGCCTCCGGTGACGACCGGAGATGCAGACAGCGCGTGGAGAAAAAGGTTCCTGTTCAGTTCGCCGGCGCGGCGGTCGCTTCGGCGTCGTCGTCGTCGCCGAGGAGCTGGCCGGACTTCTGCGCCGCGTAGCGGTTGAGCTTGTTGT
It encodes:
- a CDS encoding AgmX/PglI C-terminal domain-containing protein, which encodes MDARSVGLEVRWRWGDQLLWAERVPLDQLHARARLGPPGLPAVRAEHVDGSVAVHTPGGDLELVEGTPARLHFGALDAELALRPAPPRAIARWDEAFESGWWNTLLLCAVALVFAVIAAPQSSADDDSADALTRAAPRIVKLIPTTPPPVHRTAVAATHEAVAEHHSATPARAPQHKPSKSGGPDIKQLLGGSGLSALLSPSGVGNALAQAAQGLGKVAGSGGPFGGMGLRGGPGGGDPGGTTFGIGAVPGHGPGYGDRAVKLCTGADCKVHADPVITNDGPQVVGSLDRELIRQVIHRNHGSIRYCYDQALVRNPSLTGRVDMHFVIGAEGSVIQANVAASSAQDNELDACLRERFARMLFPKPLGGGVVDVRYPVVLTQGGR